tgggcatggtagtgcacgcctttaatcccagcactagggagacagaggcaagtagagCTCTGTTAGtccaaggcaagcctggtctacatagcaagttacaagacagccaaagctacatatagtctgagaccctgtttcaaaagaagaaagataaggaaaaacaaaacaaaacaaaacaaaaaaacccactagtCTATTCCATAGGCAATTTCAAAGCTATACTGAAATACAAACTTTTGATAATCTCTTTCAAAAGGAGGGTCTTGGACTTATGAATTCATCTTCATATTACCAACGCTGTGTTTGCTACCTGTGCGGTCAGTTATCTTCTACCTTGAGCAGAAGCAGCTGGCTCCCTTTCCTTATGAAAGAGTTATCTAAAGTGAACCAATTCTGCAGCTAAGGCTTTTTCTTGAGGTTGCATTAAAATACAGAATGAGTAGCAATATGAATTGTGTCCCCTTAGAACAGGATgaggggaaagaaaaagcaaCAGATCAAGACATTCTTACTCAGTTAGCAATGGAAAATAGACCAAGAATTCAGGGACATCCACAACACCTTCCAAGTTAAAGTCATATTTGCAGCCAAATAAAGGATAATTTCCTTTCTTCTGGAATTTCACAGTGTATATTTCATTTCCAAATGATTCTGTTTCTGAAGCTTCAAGGCGTTTTCTATTGGGTTATTCCACAAcgaaaataaaagaattatgaTTAGTATTTTTTATCCTATCAATCATATCATGCATGTGAAAAAGCACATGATACAATTTTAAAAGGTACCTGACCCATTTTAACTGGGTTCAAGTTACTTACATCAGTTCGAAGCTATTGGGAGTGGTACCAATAAAATAGCCGCCAGGGTTAAGCCTTCCACAGGCATTTCTCAGCATCATATCAGCCTGTTCCAAGGACTCAAAGGAGTAATGGCAAGCAAACTGACAGCTGCAGATGTCAAAGTACATTTCTGGATCACGgaatttttcaaccaaaagttccTACAACAAATGTAAATGGGTTAGTATTTTAAGCTAATTACAACATACATCAAAAGTGCTTTAGTAAATTACTAGAATTCAGGGCTCTTAAAGTAGACGTTCCCTGACAGTAATCAACAGTTTTCACCAATCTTTGATTCAttctttgttatgtatatatgatagCAAGGACcacttaataaaaatattcttacccTGACGTAAAAACATCTACAGGTCTAGGTAGACAGCACAAGTGAAAGTGGGGGACAGAAACAGTCTGCAGAGCTCCCTGGCCAGTAGCACATCCTCATCAAGAGGGCCCTTTGGGAAACCGTCTCAGGAACAAGGAGCAATATCCAAGATTCACCCAACACCCAACCACCTACCCaatacatagaaaataatcacaattttcattttcatgatgaTCTTTAAAAAGTGGGGAATTCTGAAATCATGTTAACAATATATTAGACCAGAGACACAACTCGGTAAATGAAAGTATCGGGAAGGGCTTGCAAGCCTGAAAGTTTAAGTCTGTGGTCTTGGTATACACACAACTCAGAGCATGGCAGGATATGTCAGGAGCCTGACCATTCTTATGGTAAAATGAGGTGGACATAGGAGAATCCTCTGGAAGCTCCCAAACCTAGGGTATAAAGGGTAGCGCAAACAAGAAAGGTTCTCCCTTCACAGAAAGTGGAAGATGAAAAGGAAGCTGGAGCCCCTGACCTCCTGTGGAAGCTGTGTCAGATGAACCACCCCCATATTACACgcacatacaaaaaaaattagCTGGGCGgtcgtggcgcacgcctttaatcctagcacttaggaggcagaggcaggtggatttctgagttggaggccagcctggtaaacagagtgagttccaggacaggcaggactacacagagaaacactgtctcaaaaaaaacaaaaacaaaaaaacaaaagaaaagaaagaaaaagaaaaaaagaaaaaaaattaaaatgctgcATAACATTTCAGCTGGTCTTGAGAGCTAAAACAAACTGACATTCAACAGTCACTTGGGTCACTCAGCCCTTGGCATCCAAAAGAAACAGTGCTCAAGGCTTCACCTGTTAagccacacacacatttttcaacCTCATTTTCAAGGCTGTAAGCAAAAGCTGACTGACTAACCAGGTACTATTTAAAGGTGTTGAGATACAATACTTAAAGACAGAGAAGATTAATTCAGTTGGGAATCTCAGAGGAACAATGGACAGTGAAAAGCACACAGTGGTTCTCATATGACAGGAAACCGTCCTTATAAGCTACAAGGTGATCAAAACACACGTTTAAGTCCAGGTCTACTGTGAAACAAAGCAGCCCTTCATATCCTCAGGTTCTGTAACAGTGAAGTCAACCACTGATGGACTCAAGATGagaggaaaatttattttttaaatgaatatggagacttttctttttttgacactTATTTCCTAAATAGTGTGACAATTAGTTACATAGCATTTTCATTATGTTGGGTGCCATAATAAAATCAtctaaacatgtttttaaagtataCATGAGTATTTGTGTAGTTATCCACACATAGTATGCCATTTTATATAAGGGACTTTGAGCTTCTGTGGACTCTGCGACTTTAGGGACACTAAGAGATGACCATTTGAAAACAAATCTTGCCCAAATAAGAGACTTCAAAATAtccattcattaaaaataaaacttgcctAACAATATCCAAGGATTTATTATAACAGACTTtctaatagaaattaaaaatgcatGACTTAggatttttaatgttaaaaaaaaaaggatttttaaagTTTCCAATCACAATTTAACAAATGAATCAATCTTAAAAAACGGGAGATGTTGCATGCTGACCCCTGCAGTTGGTTCTAGCactgtaaaaagaaaacagattgtAAAAGacaagtctggagagatggctaagagcactggctgctcttgtagaggacacaggttggattcccagaacccacatggcagcttaaaaCTGtccttaattccagttccagggagttcAATACCCTCATCTAGCCTTCATCGGTACCAGACACGCATGTGGTGCACACTAACACAAATGCAGGCAAatactgatacacataaaaataaaccaaaaaaattaaaacaaaaaatctgTACCTTTGAACAGTCAGCAGTTATAAATTCAGCACTAAAAATATACTCATTATCACGACGACATCTCATGTCTTCGTAACGTTGTTGACATTGTTTCATAGAAATATCAGCAATATCTAGAAGGGTAAAAGGTGTAAATGTCAACACAGAATAGCAACTCAACTGATAAACTGTGGCAGGAAATCCAGGAGTAAGATAAGGAAAAGGCTGTATGGTCTGTCCAGTTCCTTTTCCACAAAGGCTTTGTTTCCTTTGTCCATTTGTGTTCAGCTACATTCCATACAGAATAGGCAGCTTCTCTGTTCCTGTAACGCATTCTTAATAGTACTTATGCTACCCAAGGCTAAACAGTGTTATCATCATtgtatgtgtggaagtcaaagaacagctttcaggagttggttctctctctccatcatggGTTCTAAGAACTTATCAGGCTCAGACAGCATGGGCTTTTTATGGGCTGAGCCAggttttaaatattcattcaaaAATATGAGGCAGAAAACTCAGATTCCAGCTAACACCATCCATGAGTTCATTTTGTGAAATACCAAGTCATTCTTTTCATACTGAAATGCATCTGTTCTTCTTGCTATGAGATTTGTACTTGGGACAGAAAAGCATGATGGGTAAAGACAGCCCTTAGTCATACATGCAGAGTAGTGGCACCAAATGGCATTATGGAGGTGTCCTGTGTTCTTCACTATATGAAGCAGGAAAAGCCAGTTTTCACTTAGAATGTCCTCCAAAAAATAGCAGAAACTCAGTCTTGGCTCTGATTCCTATCTCTGGCCATCACCATGGGGAAGTAAGGAGCAGTCCTTTCCTGTCACTAGCAGCACCTGGCACATCTCAGGTGGTGAGCTGACACTGTCATCTGTACAATAAGAGTCACTTGAACTTGAAAGAATGGCTCTCCAACTCTATCATATCATACACGTATTTGTGAAGATGAATGAGGTCATTTCAAGGGACACAATAGATGATGCTTACTGCCAGAGATAAAAtttgactataaaaaaaaaaaaaaaaaaaaatcacaactgtGAGGAAAAAAATCCTATCAACCACCTTTGTTACTGGTGATAATATTAAGAAAATGTGATTTCTTGGTGTCAGTCGTAAGATAACTTCAATAAACAGTACTTTCCAGGTATTCTGAAACAATTCTGAAAAAATAAGACAGACCAATGGGTCTAAAAGTTAAGGGAATATGCAGTGTTTGCCAGAAGGCTTCAGATCCCACACCTAACTCCCATTACAGAACTGCCTGCCTCTTGATTCTCCCCAAAGATGAATCCACAGTTATCTGAAAAGGCTAAGGACACATTTCATTTACAATCACTTATTcaccaaaagaacaaaatgacTCGGTAAAAATAGAGGCATTTCTCAAAGTCTACTTGCCAGAATTCCCATTAAACTTTATTTGTATGAATTAAAAATCACAGCCTCAATTTCTAACATGTTCAAGAATCAACAGCTTCAGCCATGTTTTAGTATGTATGGCTCATCCAACAGGAGAACTAAGAAAACTGCTGATGTGGGCAGTACTCTGGAGATGATGCCGTTGTACATCCCGTGACCCATCAGACAGAAAGAGGATGATGCCTGACAAGACTAATAATATAACAGGATCAATATGTCCTTTCTTTTGGGAAGGTCAAGTTAACACTAACTGCAtcacaaaaccaacagaaaagcCTTAACTCATTTTTCGAAACACCTATCATATGCAGAGAAGGTGCCTTCAGAGATCTTAGCATCATATTGACAAGGAGGCCCCTTAAATTCCCCATTCACCTAACTGATCAAATTAATTCTGATCTTTAAGAcatgtttttttgtttagttgttgACCTTTCATTACTATCACTGTatctgtgcatgtgcgtgtgaacAAAGGAGAGGCAGTACACAAGCAAGCGCCTGCCTCCCcttctttatgtgggttctgggattgaactcaggtgagACGAcctgcatggcaagtgcttttacacTGGGCCCCACATCAGCTCTTTACCTTGTCAGTATCTATCTTACCAGCACACACTAGCCTGCTAattctccccttcctccacttGAGCAAATCTCCACCTTTTCCACATCCCAggtccaaaacagtgatgtcaCGGTTTTTTCTTTGCCGTACCTTTTCTAAAATTTCccctaaaagaaagaaatcaatcataacacattttctctatttttactaCAGCAACTTCTTTAAAACCTACTACCTTCTGTCTGACAAATCATATGGACTATACCAAATTAATGTATAGCTATATTAAGTTGGTATTCCAAAATCTGACAAAGAGGAAGTAACTTGATCCTTTAtcactaaagagtacacatgtcaTTTTACAAAGTAAAACGATTTCTTGAAGGACACTTTGAAAATGTGACTTGTTAAGTAGGTGATATTTaagttctaattttaaaaaagttctaaattaaaaaaaaaaaaaaaaagctgtaacaTCTGTGATAAGAAAAAAACTATCTTGTATTTCTTACAGCTTTTTCTATCGCTTCCCAGAGTTCAGTGTATAACTGTGACACACATAAACTGAAGTAGCTATGGAATGATAAGAGAAGCTGATTCTTATTCTTTGCAGTCAATCTGAAGAACTAGTCAAAAACCTATACCTTTCACCTCATAAACAAGTAGAAGTTCCAACAGTTTAAAAGGCTTAATAATAGTCTGACATAAATGAGGTATTCAGCAGTACTAAAACTTGATGCAACCAGGGATCTTACACTTATTTCCCTATTTTATTACTCTTTAATACTTTATCATTTTTATGGATACTATTTGGGTGGCTAAATATTCACTACCAATATCTGCCTTCATAAAGTAGCTTTCATTAGAAGCTTAAGTGTCCCATATTTTAAGTTTCTGTCATGAATTTTAATACTTagtcaagaaaacaacaaaatgaccCATGAAATGCAGAAGCATTCATCAAAGTCAACTTGTCAGAATTCCCATTAAACTTTACTCATTTCTCTACATTTACATACAAGCCTGACTTAACTAGACAGAGAAAGCAATACTTACATGCTAAGACATATTTTCTCTactcatttctattttaattttaaaggtgagtttccacagagaaaatattagttccatatatacatacataacatatagTTGTTTATGTTCAAGAAACAACCTCTGTAACCAGCAGCAGGTCAGTAAAGGCACCCACACAGGTAGTCCTAATGCTGTCCTTTCCTTGACATAATAACAACTCAATGTGCAGTCCAACATGCATGTCACTAAAACTATTAGAGTAAGACAATTATGTAATAGCCTTGAGTAGCATTAACTACAAGTATAAAGGACACTGCCAAGTGAAAGCCTGTTTAACTTAATATCAACTAAACATTATGAATGCCCCCATACAATGAGCTACAAATAGTAGAATAATTTCTCCCAAGGACCTACTTCTGGCtttctagctttttaaaaaccaaagcatGACACAAAGGAAAGGGTAAATAATTGCCTTCAAAGCTTGATATATGATGGAAAAACTGGGAGGGAAGACCCAAAGCGGGGATATGGGCTGTGAATACAACATATTTGCACAGCATTTTCATGTGTGCATCCTTGGGTTCCGTAAAAAGCAATGTACCTCAACACAAATTTAACTCTCCCAACCAAAGGGCAAAAAATGATcataccaataagaatacttttAATCCAATTATTAAAGTTTCTTAGGTAAAAAATTCGACTTTGACTACGCTTCACCAAGCCAACTTCCTGAAGCTCATTATAGTGGGCAGCCACAGCTGAGCTGTGTCCTTCATCCAGCTTCTGAAATTGAAAGGAACAGAATTAAGGATTAGAAGCACAATCCgggaaagaaggaaaagcctCAGATCAACTGACTCACATTACACATCACACATGCGCAACTCAAGCAAAGGCTGGACCCACAGAAATAATCCCAATTACCACTGCCCAGAAGGATTGCTCTGATTTGTTATAAAAACAATTTCCAGGTTAAGACCTTGACTGTGACCCTTACCTACATAATTTAAGACTAAATGTTTTAAGAAAACCACTGTGCTTCAGAGTTTTGATTTATTCAACTTAATAAGTTAGTCAATGGATGGACTTCCTAAaagggagttaaaaaaaaatccaccattaTACTTTAGTATCCATAGGGAATTACTGTTTTGATGACATAACGCATATATAGGGGAGTTAGCATTTAGTAGGTCACACTCAGTACCAGTGACTTTTATTAAACAGTATTGGTCTAATGAAACAATTTTCAATCTATATTTACTAAAATCCTAAGGATTCTATAAAAATTCCATAGTAGGTAAAGGTCTTCAGCCTCTGCCATCTTTTGCATctaattctttattttatctaTCAAATTTAAGGGTCAAATtctacttggaaaaaaaaaaaaatcttccagtgTAAGTTTAAAAACTCAGGTTTAACATATGAGATTACCTTTTTACAAGGACACTGTTGGTGAAAGCCTGACCTGCTACTTTCTTTCAGGCCTGACAACAAAATGTTACTAATTTGCAAAGTATTCTTCCTCTCCAATCCCAGATTCAGCCACAGTATCCTTTACAATATGGCAAATGTTTTACCTTGCTCTGCATCAGCCTTTTGCATCAATGTAACCAAAATTATGATAAGtaactatgtaaaccagactagaagctggaaagatttATACTTTAGCACATTAGTAAGGGAGAATAAAGCTGGGCACAAGTTAGATGTTTATTACTTAAAGTGACCATCTAGCTACTTGAAACACTCAATAAAAAAGGGCAAACAGAAAAATCAGCCGGGCCACATActaccatctttaaaaaaaaaaaaaaaaaaaaaaaaaaaaaaatccgcaaccatctgtaatgggatccaatgccctctctgctgtgtctgaagacagctacagtgtattcacttaaaataaataaatcttttttaaaaaatcagtaaaaagCAAACTATAGAAACTAGCTTTCAAAGTTCTGGTCAAACAAGAGTTTCAAAACAATATGAAAATTATCCCAGCACAAGGTTCACCTTAACAAAATTTTAAGAGATAAGAGCCTATTGTACTTtaagataatatttatttaaaaacaaaacatttgttttgtttaaatgtatcTATAATTTCTCCACAGCTGCTCCATACTACTGGTTAGCacactgaattaaaaataaaatactggctGTGTACCTTCCGCGTTTCCCCAGCATCCTGAGGTTgcagttttctctttctggaggTAAGCCCTTCAGGGGAAGGCTCGGCTTCAGACACACTGACCCTCTCCAATTTAGTTCTCTTTGAAGCATTTCCATCATCCTCACAGCCTTTTGTaccctcccccccaccatgagcaggcctgagagaccttgttgtttacaacaaggtcaagtgacaggatctaggtggagttacccaccttggctgcctggaacacagaagcagaactgcccctgggcctgccttgagacatctccagccgtGACCTGGAAGTGACTaaggattatcccacccatctgaaaccaggaggggttgtgggttgggtcttcccctttaaattgagagctgaacattaaagcttggggccttgatcagagaactttgtcttggcctcatctcttctcgtcctccttcccccttcaatttccagcccccctttcaggtgaacccagtttacTTGTGGCTGCGGGCGGCTACAGCCTTTCTCCTCTAAGATGATTTCGGCatcaagttttcttttcttggatGGAGAATCTTGCACAGAACTCGAATTCTGCTCTACAAGATCATCTTCTTGCTGGCACATAGGAGTCTTTTCAGAAAGCCTCTGCCCAGATGCAGCAGTGCTTTCAGTAATACTTGGAGGAGATTCTGTTTCAGAATCTACAGATGCTTTTGCAGAACCTTCCATTTCTGGTTACTTGAACTGACAGCAAAACCTCATGAATCAACACtaggaaaagtaaaaaaaaaaagtattattttttacACATACTAATGCTAAGACTCTAAAAATAATCTCAGTCATGCAGAAACATCTAATTTATAGCCCAAGACACTTACAGTCATTCACTACAGATAGGAATGTGGCCCAACACAAACATCATAAACTGAACAGTACAGTTCTCAAGCATGACCTTTGCAATGACATTGTTTCATAACGTGAAAAGGTTGTACACACCAGGACTAAAACAATGTTTATATATGCACTATAAAGCTATAAATATATAGCAGTAGTAATTAGAATGCCTCCAAACATCTACAATTTTACTTATAGTcaatatgtacatttaaaaagacaaatcaaGTTAAGATACACAAATACAGGTTAGGTATCTAAGATCTAAAATTCCTGGAGTCACCATCAAATAAATACTCCATTACCAAGCAGCTTTGCTCAATCAAGAATTAAACACAGACACGATTCCTTCTATGTTATGTGTATTAATTTTTACACAGACATAAATTTGTTAGAATAGAACCATTAAGGCATTGCTTTTGGTTTGGAAAgtatttgaatataaaattattcCTTCACAGACTTGGGTGTCAAATGCATGGTCCCCACCTAGCAGTGCTATTTTGGGAGATTCTGGAAATCTGAGAGCATGGGGACTAGTGTGGGGCAAGTAGGTCACTGAAAAGATCCACTGAAAGGTTATGCCCATCCTTGGTTAACTTCCCCTCTGTCTCCTGTCCATCCATAGGAAACAAAGCTCCTTAGTCACATACTGCTGTTGTCATGGTATTTTGCCCAAGTGCAAGGACCCAAACAATCACAATCTGAAACCTCAAAAAGCACAAGCCAGAGCAATCCTTCACCCTTTAAATTGCTTTCTCTGGCATCTGGTCAAAGTGATGCACAAGTAAGGCTAGTAGCAGAGAGGTGAGTTGCCGTGCTGTGACTACCTGACAATGTTATGCAGATACCTGTGGAACTGACCAGAGGAATGATTCTGAAACAATGTGTGTGCGCAGGCTGGTATGTTGTGACACAGTAATACGATCACACTTCATGTTTCTGCTCTTGATTCTCACTGTAAAGCTGGTAAGATGTAGCTACTGCTAACCATATTACAGTCTGAGCATGTCAcaggtgcctttaatcccagctggCCAAGATCAAGGGATCTCTGGAGTTGGAGCCAGGTCaacagtgttccaggccagctaaggctaccCAGTAAGAAcccatctcaaaaagcaaaaacaacaaaccaacaactTGAAATGTGGACATTTCTTCTACTAGATTAACTAGTCTGTTAGCTTTCAATTCAGCCTGTGACAAAGTTTCACTGCAGacataaatctttacaaattctttACCAGAGTATAATATGAACGGCCTGTAGTCCAATTCCCCAAAGCATCCTTGTTCTCACCTGAGACCTCTTAAGCCTGGCCTCACTGACTATACTCCTGCTGACATTCTAATCTACCAAGTTCCCACCAGAATTGccatgtaattttctttttaccttaCAGGGTCTCACAGCAAAGGGCCTGCCTGCCTTGAGTGTCAGAAATGTTGACATCAGACTTGGGAACAGCACTAAACTGC
This DNA window, taken from Arvicanthis niloticus isolate mArvNil1 chromosome 14, mArvNil1.pat.X, whole genome shotgun sequence, encodes the following:
- the Rnmt gene encoding mRNA cap guanine-N(7) methyltransferase, with the translated sequence MEGSAKASVDSETESPPSITESTAASGQRLSEKTPMCQQEDDLVEQNSSSVQDSPSKKRKLDAEIILEEKGCSRPQPQKLDEGHSSAVAAHYNELQEVGLVKRSQSRIFYLRNFNNWIKSILIGEILEKVRQRKNRDITVLDLGCGKGGDLLKWRKGRISRLVCADIADISMKQCQQRYEDMRCRRDNEYIFSAEFITADCSKELLVEKFRDPEMYFDICSCQFACHYSFESLEQADMMLRNACGRLNPGGYFIGTTPNSFELIKRLEASETESFGNEIYTVKFQKKGNYPLFGCKYDFNLEGVVDVPEFLVYFPLLTEMAKKYNMKLIYKKTFLEFYEEKIKNNENKMLLKRMQALEQYPANENSKLASEKVGDYAHATEYMKNGQVRLPLGTLSKSEWEATSIYLVFAFEKQQ